The Glycine max cultivar Williams 82 chromosome 12, Glycine_max_v4.0, whole genome shotgun sequence genome window below encodes:
- the LOC100808619 gene encoding cytokinin dehydrogenase 6, with translation MRYHYPPRNNILGEHNILFLKSFTILFLSCIAIRLNLCLSSIPSSLKSLPLGGHLNFDEVSLSHAARDFGNRYQYHPMAVLQPESVSDIASTIKHIWLMGPSSHLTVAARGHGHSLQGQAQAHGGVVINMESLKVPEMQVHVDVGNSPPYVDVSGGELWINILHETLRYGLAPRSWTDYLHLTVGGTLSNAGVSGQAFRHGPQISNVQQLEIVTGTGEVVNCSAENNGDLFHSVLGGLGQFGIITRARIVLEPAPAMVKWIRVLYSDFTAFTRDQERLISAENTFDYIEGFVIINRTGLLNNWRLSFNPQDPVQASHFKSDGRTLFCLEMAKYFNVEEIDAANQEVEEHLSRLSYIPSTLFSTEVTFVDFLDRVHISEVKLRSKGLWDVPHPWLNLLIPKSQIHNFAEVVFGNILTETSNGPVLIYPVNKSKWDNRTSVVIPEEAIFYLVAFLTSAVPSSTGTDGLEHILSQNKRILEFCESAQLGVKQYLPHYNTQQEWRAHFGPHWETFLQRKSVYDPLAILAPGQRIFQKAITFS, from the exons atgagataccATTACCCACCTCGTAATAACATTCTTGGAGAACACAACATTCTGTTCCTCAAAAGCTTCACGATATTGTTCCTTAGTTGCATAGCCATTCGGCTTAACTTGTGTCTTTCCAGCATCCCCTCTTCACTGAAATCACTTCCCCTAGGAGGgcatttaaattttgatgaaGTTAGCCTAAGCCATGCAGCAAGGGACTTCGGCAACAGGTACCAATATCATCCAATGGCAGTGCTGCAACCAGAATCAGTTTCTGATATCGCATCCACCATAAAGCATATCTGGCTGATGGGTCCTAGCTCGCACCTCACGGTTGCAGCGAGGGGCCACGGCCACTCGCTGCAGGGACAGGCTCAAGCCCATGGAGGAGTTGTGATAAACATGGAATCACTCAAGGTCCCAGAAATGCAGGTACATGTTGATGTGGGAAACTCTCCTCCATACGTGGATGTCTCAGGTGGCGAATTGTGGATAAACATATTGCATGAGACTCTAAGGTACGGGTTGGCGCCAAGATCGTGGACAGACTACCTGCATCTGACAGTTGGAGGCACTCTCTCCAACGCTGGTGTCAGTGGCCAGGCATTTAGGCATGGTCCCCAAATAAGTAATGTTCAGCAGCTCGAGATTGTTACAG GAACAGGGGAGGTGGTGAACTGTTCCGCAGAGAATAATGGGGATCTCTTTCACAGCGTTCTTGGGGGGCTTGGCCAATTTGGCATTATAACCCGGGCAAGAATTGTCCTGGAGCCAGCACCTGCCATG GTAAAATGGATTAGAGTGCTGTACTCagatttcacagcattcacaaGAGACCAAGAAAGGTTAATATCTGCAGAAAACACCTTTGACTACATTGAAGGATTTGTGATAATAAACAGAACTGGTCTGTTAAATAACTGGAGATTATCCTTCAACCCACAAGACCCGGTTCAAGCTAGTCATTTCAAGTCGGATGGAAGAACTCTCTTCTGTCTTGAAATGGCCAAATACTTCAACGTGGAAGAAATCGATGCAGCAAATCAG GAAGTTGAGGAACATTTGTCCCGATTAAGCTACATCCCGTCGACCCTTTTTTCAACAGAAGTCACATTTGTTGATTTCTTAGACAGGGTGCACATATCAGAGGTCAAGTTGCGTTCAAAAGGCTTGTGGGATGTTCCACATCCGTGGCTCAATCTTCTAATACCCAAAAGCCAAATACACAACTTCGCAGAAGTCGTCTTCGGGAATATCCTTACAGAAACTAGCAATGGCCCCGTCCTTATCTACCCAGTAAACAAATCAAA GTGGGACAACAGAACTTCTGTTGTGATTCCAGAGGAAGCTATTTTCTACTTAGTGGCATTTCTTACATCTGCAGTTCCATCTTCAACTGGAACTGACGGCCTAGAGCACATACTAAGTCAGAACAAAAGAATTTTAGAATTCTGTGAAAGTGCACAACTTGGAGTGAAGCAGTATTTGCCTCACTACAACACACAGCAAGAATGGAGGGCCCATTTTGGTCCTCACTGGGAGACTTTTCTGCAGAGAAAGTCTGTTTATGATCCATTAGCAATACTCGCTCCTGGCCAACGTATTTTTCAAAAAGCAATAACCTTCTCATGa